In the genome of Phycisphaerae bacterium, one region contains:
- a CDS encoding glutamate-5-semialdehyde dehydrogenase, which yields MIKVESIESLAQRARRAAADLAHLNTAVKNDVLLDLAGRIESDAFRIRQANEQDLAASKAADLGNAKLQRLELTDAGIRQMAAGLRQVAALDDPVGKITREYTAPSGILVRKVRCPIGVILMIYEARPNVTIDAFALCFKSGNACILKGGREALHSNLALMELVRQSLDAKGVTPDAAALLTTSDREELKALLKLDHYIDLVIPRGGTELIRFVHEQSRIPMVQHFHGVCHIFVDASADVDRAVDICATAKTSGPATCNAVECCLVHEKIAPAFVPKLAARLAKDGVELRGDETVCRLALTAIPATNDDWGREFLDLIVACKIVPDLDAAVEHIHHYGSNHTDAILSSDESNQRTFVERVQSSCTLVNTSTRFNDGFSLGLGAEIGISTSKVHAYGPMGLEELTTQRYVVHGQWHLR from the coding sequence ATGATCAAGGTAGAATCCATCGAATCGCTCGCTCAGCGCGCCCGTCGCGCGGCCGCGGATCTCGCGCACTTGAATACGGCCGTTAAGAACGATGTCCTTCTCGATCTTGCGGGCCGAATCGAAAGCGACGCCTTCCGGATTCGGCAAGCCAACGAGCAGGACCTCGCCGCCTCCAAGGCTGCCGACCTTGGGAATGCCAAACTCCAGCGACTGGAGCTGACCGACGCCGGTATTCGCCAGATGGCAGCAGGTCTGCGACAAGTCGCCGCCCTCGATGATCCCGTCGGCAAGATCACCCGCGAGTACACCGCTCCCAGCGGCATCCTTGTCCGCAAGGTCCGCTGCCCGATCGGCGTGATCCTGATGATCTACGAGGCCCGGCCGAACGTGACGATCGACGCCTTCGCCCTCTGCTTCAAATCGGGCAATGCCTGCATCCTCAAGGGCGGCCGCGAGGCGCTGCATTCGAATCTGGCCTTGATGGAACTGGTGCGGCAATCGCTCGACGCGAAAGGCGTCACGCCGGACGCCGCTGCGTTGCTGACGACCTCGGATCGCGAGGAACTCAAGGCACTGCTCAAGCTGGATCACTACATCGACCTCGTCATTCCGCGGGGCGGTACCGAGCTGATCCGCTTCGTCCACGAACAATCGCGCATCCCCATGGTCCAGCACTTCCACGGTGTCTGCCACATCTTCGTGGACGCCTCCGCGGATGTGGATCGGGCTGTCGATATCTGTGCGACGGCCAAGACCAGTGGACCGGCCACCTGCAACGCCGTCGAGTGCTGCCTCGTCCACGAGAAGATCGCGCCGGCGTTCGTGCCGAAGCTGGCAGCGAGGTTGGCGAAGGACGGCGTCGAACTTCGCGGCGACGAGACGGTCTGCCGCCTCGCGCTCACGGCGATCCCCGCCACCAACGACGACTGGGGCCGCGAGTTCCTCGACTTAATCGTCGCGTGCAAGATCGTCCCCGACCTCGACGCCGCCGTTGAACATATCCACCACTACGGTTCGAACCACACCGACGCCATCCTCTCCAGCGACGAATCCAATCAGCGGACTTTCGTCGAGCGCGTCCAATCCTCTTGCACACTCGTCAACACTTCCACCCGCTTCAACGACGGCTTCTCACTCGGCCTCGGCGCCGAGATCGGCATCAGCACCTCCAAAGTCCACGCCTACGGCCCGATGGGGCTGGAGGAACTGACGACGCAGCGCTACGTGGTCCAC
- the proB gene encoding glutamate 5-kinase, whose product MIEAVANGNGKRKLGRIKRVVVKVGSAVIAGKGKPRPKVIENLAYDVTVLRHQGYEVVMVASGAVAAGFALMGLEAPPTTVVERQAAASVGQHRLMGLFAKAFERHRLHVAQLLMTADDIENRRRFLSARHTLQTLLSRGIVPIINENDALSDDESKVGDNDHLAALVTNVVSAQLLIMLSRAKGVYANGDGSVISQVEVGSSVEEHITTALSESGVGGMIAKVSAARLAGQGGVPTIIADGLEAGLLPRIVKGEDIGTLFLPRESKLTSRKRWIALRNRSHGVLRVDAGARRAILQKGASLLPTGIRTVQGQFPMGARVELQDESGRAFAVGLASYSATEIRRLQGRKRSEFKEILGYEYTKEIINRDDMVVME is encoded by the coding sequence TTGATCGAGGCGGTAGCCAACGGAAACGGAAAACGAAAGCTGGGGAGGATCAAGCGCGTCGTCGTCAAGGTCGGCAGCGCGGTCATCGCTGGGAAGGGCAAACCGCGCCCCAAGGTCATCGAGAATCTCGCGTACGACGTGACCGTGCTGCGCCACCAGGGCTACGAAGTCGTCATGGTCGCCTCTGGGGCCGTGGCGGCGGGCTTCGCGCTCATGGGCCTGGAGGCGCCGCCGACGACTGTCGTCGAGCGGCAGGCCGCCGCGTCCGTCGGCCAGCACCGGCTGATGGGCCTCTTTGCGAAGGCCTTCGAGCGGCATCGCTTGCATGTGGCGCAGCTTCTCATGACGGCCGACGACATTGAAAACCGCCGCCGCTTCCTCTCCGCGCGGCACACGCTCCAGACCCTTTTGTCTCGTGGGATCGTGCCGATCATCAACGAAAACGACGCCCTTTCCGACGATGAGAGCAAGGTCGGCGACAACGACCATCTCGCCGCCCTCGTGACCAATGTCGTTTCCGCTCAGCTTCTCATCATGCTCAGCCGCGCCAAGGGCGTCTACGCCAACGGAGACGGCAGCGTGATCTCGCAAGTCGAAGTCGGCTCGTCCGTCGAGGAGCATATCACCACAGCGCTCAGCGAATCCGGCGTCGGCGGGATGATCGCGAAGGTCTCCGCCGCCCGCCTCGCCGGTCAGGGCGGCGTTCCCACGATCATCGCCGACGGCCTGGAAGCCGGGCTGTTGCCCCGCATCGTGAAAGGCGAGGACATTGGTACGCTCTTCCTGCCGCGCGAGAGCAAGTTGACCTCACGCAAGCGCTGGATCGCGCTACGCAACCGCTCGCACGGCGTCCTCCGCGTGGATGCCGGGGCGCGGCGGGCGATTCTGCAAAAGGGGGCGAGTCTGTTGCCGACGGGCATTCGTACTGTACAAGGGCAATTTCCTATGGGCGCCCGCGTCGAGCTTCAAGACGAAAGCGGCCGGGCTTTCGCCGTGGGCCTCGCCTCCTACTCGGCGACCGAAATCCGCCGCCTGCAGGGCCGAAAGCGGAGCGAATTCAAGGAAATCCTCGGCTATGAATACACCAAAGAGATCATCAACCGCGACGACATGGTGGTGATGGAGTAG
- the argH gene encoding argininosuccinate lyase, whose amino-acid sequence MATLWKQETTLHPTFDAMNRCLADDWFLLPFELRLQRAHASALTAAGILSADEHAALNRALDTIERNHGGGLVPVSQAEDIHTWLEEALTELAGEAGRKIHTARSRNDQVATLLVMFVIETGRGMGQALSRLVELLCRRAKDWSELAFPLLTHTQFAAPGTVGFWALRYAAALDRIRRHVKWLGGHWRESCPLGSGAVAGSSIPIDRRIQARELGFDGPSKNALASTSCRDEVLEYLAVAAQVSLHLQSFAADVISFAQTPLAWTIYPKAFATGSSMMPNKSNPDAMELLRGECCRIAAAHGQALLLMKGLPSGYNRDLQCIKPLLRDTAQSLGTMLELTTAFAEGLGFDAARLGEALKVGHVGATLQMEQKVKNGLPLREAHHAVANELAENPATVDVNGPRLVNQYQTIGSAAPAETRRVADELLAAIHKEK is encoded by the coding sequence ATGGCAACGCTGTGGAAGCAGGAGACGACGCTGCATCCGACGTTCGACGCGATGAACCGGTGTCTGGCCGACGACTGGTTCCTGCTTCCGTTTGAGTTGCGCCTCCAGCGGGCCCACGCCTCCGCGCTGACAGCGGCGGGCATCCTGAGTGCCGATGAGCATGCCGCGCTGAATCGGGCCCTCGACACGATCGAGCGGAACCACGGCGGGGGACTCGTGCCCGTCTCGCAGGCCGAGGACATCCATACCTGGCTGGAGGAAGCGCTGACGGAACTGGCGGGCGAGGCGGGGCGGAAGATCCATACGGCCCGCTCTCGTAATGACCAGGTCGCGACGCTGCTCGTGATGTTTGTCATCGAGACCGGTCGCGGCATGGGACAGGCGTTGAGTCGGCTGGTGGAGTTGCTCTGCCGCCGGGCCAAAGACTGGAGCGAGTTGGCGTTCCCGTTGCTAACTCATACACAGTTCGCTGCGCCGGGGACGGTAGGATTTTGGGCGTTACGGTATGCCGCTGCGTTGGATCGAATCCGCCGGCACGTGAAATGGCTTGGCGGACATTGGCGCGAATCGTGCCCGCTCGGCAGCGGGGCGGTCGCCGGTTCGTCGATTCCCATCGACCGGCGGATACAGGCGCGGGAATTAGGCTTTGACGGCCCGTCGAAGAATGCGCTTGCTTCGACATCGTGCCGCGACGAGGTATTGGAATACCTGGCGGTCGCCGCACAGGTGTCGCTGCATTTGCAAAGCTTCGCGGCGGATGTGATCTCATTCGCGCAGACGCCGCTGGCCTGGACGATTTACCCGAAGGCCTTCGCAACGGGCTCGTCGATGATGCCGAACAAGTCCAATCCGGATGCAATGGAACTGTTGCGCGGCGAATGTTGCAGAATCGCGGCGGCGCACGGTCAGGCATTATTGCTCATGAAGGGCCTGCCGAGCGGCTACAACCGTGATCTGCAGTGCATCAAGCCTCTGTTGCGTGACACGGCTCAGTCGCTGGGAACGATGCTGGAACTGACGACGGCTTTTGCGGAGGGATTGGGGTTTGACGCGGCCCGGCTCGGTGAAGCGCTGAAGGTCGGCCATGTCGGGGCGACGCTGCAAATGGAGCAGAAGGTAAAAAACGGCTTGCCGCTTCGTGAGGCGCACCACGCCGTCGCGAACGAACTCGCCGAAAATCCCGCGACGGTGGACGTCAACGGCCCACGACTCGTGAACCAATATCAGACGATCGGCAGCGCCGCGCCCGCCGAGACAAGGCGGGTCGCCGACGAATTGCTTGCGGCGATACATAAGGAGAAATAG
- a CDS encoding argininosuccinate synthase, protein MKDNKRCVLAFSGGLDTTTIVVWLKQRGYEVHAVLVDVGQQEDLTGHVEKALRLGAKSAVICDAQPAMLDTVIPKAIGLAATYEGNYRLGTALARPFIAAEQVCLAKKLGGATLVHGATGKGNDQIRFEFAYRSLAPECPVLAPWKVWDLRGRRDMIDFLQKAGVYDDFAVTKDYSMDENLWHLSVEGSDLEDPTASLDIDEVLAAVADRFAGGLQQPAGPASVRVRFVNGIPVALGGREMALQDLLATLNSQYRAAPWAWDLVIENRFTGVKSRGVYINPAAKLLHLAADGLARCTMNKPVYEQYCDLGRQYGTMIYRGEYFSDQRVLLDAAASAAMAHLNGEVTVQLAPVPYVAQVRADAPIFRKDLSTFEKSDFSHQDAAGFIRLSWLGNVGRTFVEQENGNAVEAGDDAASDVRRDEPVSGRRLVPASV, encoded by the coding sequence ATGAAAGATAACAAGCGCTGCGTGCTCGCCTTTTCCGGCGGGCTGGACACCACGACGATCGTCGTCTGGCTCAAACAACGAGGCTATGAGGTCCACGCCGTCCTGGTCGATGTCGGCCAGCAGGAGGACCTGACCGGCCACGTGGAGAAGGCCCTGCGGCTCGGTGCAAAGTCCGCGGTCATCTGCGACGCGCAGCCGGCCATGCTCGACACGGTCATCCCCAAGGCGATCGGCCTGGCGGCGACTTACGAGGGCAATTACCGCCTCGGTACGGCTTTGGCGCGCCCATTCATCGCCGCCGAACAGGTTTGCTTGGCCAAGAAACTGGGCGGGGCGACGCTCGTTCACGGCGCGACTGGCAAGGGGAATGACCAGATTCGCTTCGAGTTCGCCTATCGCTCACTCGCGCCGGAGTGTCCGGTGCTGGCCCCGTGGAAGGTCTGGGACCTCCGCGGCCGCCGGGACATGATCGACTTTCTCCAGAAGGCCGGCGTCTATGACGACTTCGCCGTGACGAAGGACTACAGCATGGACGAGAACCTCTGGCACCTGAGCGTCGAGGGCAGCGATCTGGAGGACCCCACGGCGTCTCTGGATATCGACGAAGTGCTGGCAGCGGTGGCCGATCGCTTCGCAGGAGGCTTGCAGCAGCCCGCCGGACCGGCGAGCGTTCGCGTGCGGTTTGTAAATGGCATCCCTGTCGCATTGGGCGGCAGGGAGATGGCGCTACAAGACCTCCTGGCGACGCTGAATAGCCAATACCGTGCGGCCCCTTGGGCGTGGGATTTGGTTATCGAGAACCGCTTCACCGGCGTGAAGTCGCGAGGCGTGTACATCAACCCCGCGGCAAAGTTGCTGCACCTGGCCGCCGATGGCCTGGCCCGCTGCACGATGAATAAGCCGGTCTATGAGCAATATTGCGATCTCGGCCGGCAATACGGGACCATGATCTATCGCGGCGAGTATTTCTCGGATCAACGCGTGCTGCTCGACGCCGCCGCCTCCGCCGCGATGGCGCACCTGAACGGCGAGGTGACCGTGCAACTCGCGCCGGTGCCGTACGTCGCACAGGTCCGCGCCGATGCGCCGATCTTCCGAAAAGACCTTTCGACCTTCGAGAAGAGCGACTTTTCGCATCAGGACGCAGCCGGGTTCATCCGCCTCAGTTGGCTGGGCAATGTCGGGCGGACTTTCGTGGAGCAAGAGAATGGCAACGCTGTGGAAGCAGGAGACGACGCTGCATCCGACGTTCGACGCGATGAACCGGTGTCTGGCCGACGACTGGTTCCTGCTTCCGTTTGA
- a CDS encoding ArgR family transcriptional regulator, which yields MVAKAERWELIRRLVRQGEVGTQDDIRRVLRREGLAVDQSTLSRDLIELGIRKSAGRYVIEQAKPADEGEIDYSAVVESFTTCGPHQIIVRTTTGQAQPVAVAIDEKEEPAIAATLAGDDTVLVLTKSRRTQVVALRRLEQWFGDKHER from the coding sequence ATGGTCGCCAAGGCCGAGAGATGGGAACTCATCCGCCGACTCGTCCGGCAGGGCGAGGTCGGCACGCAGGACGACATCCGCCGGGTCCTCCGCCGCGAGGGACTGGCCGTCGATCAATCGACGCTCAGCCGCGACCTGATCGAATTGGGTATTCGTAAATCCGCCGGTCGTTACGTGATCGAGCAGGCCAAACCGGCGGACGAGGGAGAGATTGATTACTCCGCCGTCGTCGAGAGTTTCACGACGTGCGGTCCGCACCAGATCATCGTGCGGACCACGACGGGGCAGGCCCAGCCGGTCGCCGTCGCGATCGATGAGAAAGAGGAGCCGGCGATCGCCGCCACGTTGGCCGGCGACGACACGGTCCTCGTATTGACCAAAAGCCGCCGCACGCAGGTCGTAGCCCTGCGGCGGTTGGAACAGTGGTTCGGAGACAAGCATGAAAGATAA
- a CDS encoding NAD(P)-dependent oxidoreductase, producing MKIGWIGTGVMGRSMAGHLLSAGHELVVFNRSRSKAESLLERGAHWAGSPGEVARQCECVFTMLGYPKDVRDVVLGADGALSGMGEGGWLVDCTTSSPSLAVDISAAASARGIESLDAPVSGGDIGARNATLSFMVGGSPQAFERGKPLFEKMGKTIVLQGGPGTGQHTKMVNQILIAAGMVGICEGLVYARAAGLDPQRVLESVSGGAAGSWSLTNYVPRMLKGDLAPGFYVEHFLKDMKIALEEADRMKLQLPGLSLARELYTKLAEMGGGRNGTHALIKVLEAMNDQRGPGRLGPSAP from the coding sequence ATGAAGATCGGATGGATTGGTACAGGAGTCATGGGCCGGTCGATGGCCGGACATCTTCTTTCGGCGGGTCATGAGCTGGTCGTGTTCAATCGCAGCCGGTCGAAGGCCGAGTCGCTCCTGGAGCGCGGCGCCCATTGGGCAGGATCACCGGGCGAGGTAGCCCGCCAGTGCGAATGCGTCTTCACCATGTTGGGTTATCCGAAAGATGTTCGCGACGTGGTCCTGGGTGCGGATGGGGCACTCAGCGGGATGGGAGAGGGCGGATGGCTTGTCGATTGCACCACGAGCAGTCCATCCCTGGCCGTCGATATCTCCGCGGCGGCCAGTGCCAGGGGCATCGAAAGTCTTGATGCGCCGGTCAGCGGGGGCGATATCGGGGCACGGAATGCCACGTTGTCTTTCATGGTCGGAGGGAGTCCTCAGGCCTTTGAGCGCGGCAAGCCCCTTTTCGAGAAGATGGGGAAGACCATCGTGCTCCAGGGCGGCCCCGGAACCGGCCAGCACACGAAAATGGTCAACCAAATCCTGATCGCCGCCGGGATGGTGGGTATCTGCGAGGGGTTGGTCTATGCCCGTGCTGCCGGACTCGATCCGCAACGGGTCTTGGAGAGTGTCAGCGGAGGGGCGGCGGGTTCGTGGAGCCTGACAAATTACGTCCCGCGGATGCTGAAAGGCGATCTGGCGCCCGGCTTTTATGTGGAACACTTCCTGAAGGACATGAAGATTGCCCTAGAGGAAGCGGACCGGATGAAGCTCCAGCTACCCGGCCTGTCGCTGGCCCGCGAGCTTTACACGAAACTGGCGGAGATGGGCGGCGGCCGCAACGGCACCCACGCCCTCATCAAGGTCCTCGAGGCTATGAACGACCAGCGGGGCCCCGGCCGCCTCGGTCCGTCGGCTCCCTAG
- a CDS encoding glycosyltransferase family 4 protein: protein MNLIYIHEYFVTNEGTSATRSYDVSRYLAQWGHRVTMITGLHEQSGLARLPWWRLFAEHDIDGIRVVTCNSYYSNKLRVHWRMWAWAKFAILATWVCLRTKNADLIFATSTPPTVGIPARIGSAMKGIPYVFEVRDLWPEDLLAAGRMKKGLAYRFWECLETFCYARARKILLVSKGFHDRLLERGFDPSRLKTIVLGADGSLFRDVAPDSTYLRENGLDGKIVAVYTGAHGDANGLDQILDAADRLRDRTDIVLVMIGTGMMRDGLMASAAQRNLTNVRFLPPVPKLRLPAILTGCHIGLMILKQISRPRWVTPNKIFDYMFAGLPTIVNFAGTTAEMVVADGSGVVSTPGSADDLAAKIRYYADHPEVRAAVGRRAREIARQKYDREAIARELADVFEEVTRAARTG from the coding sequence TATCCACGAGTACTTCGTCACCAATGAGGGCACCAGCGCGACGCGCAGCTACGACGTGAGCAGGTACCTCGCGCAGTGGGGCCATAGAGTGACGATGATCACCGGTCTGCACGAGCAATCGGGGTTAGCAAGGCTCCCCTGGTGGCGGCTTTTTGCCGAGCACGACATCGACGGCATCCGCGTGGTGACATGCAATTCGTACTACAGCAACAAGCTGCGGGTGCACTGGCGGATGTGGGCCTGGGCGAAATTTGCCATCCTGGCCACATGGGTCTGCCTGCGCACGAAGAACGCCGATCTGATCTTTGCGACGAGCACCCCGCCGACCGTGGGCATCCCCGCACGAATCGGCTCAGCGATGAAAGGGATTCCGTACGTGTTTGAGGTGCGCGATCTTTGGCCGGAGGACCTCCTCGCGGCGGGGCGGATGAAAAAAGGTCTCGCCTATCGATTCTGGGAATGCCTCGAAACGTTTTGTTACGCAAGGGCCCGAAAGATCCTCCTAGTCTCCAAGGGTTTTCACGATCGTCTCTTGGAGCGGGGCTTCGATCCCTCCCGATTGAAAACGATTGTTCTGGGGGCCGATGGGTCTCTCTTCAGGGACGTCGCGCCGGATTCGACCTACCTCCGCGAGAACGGCCTGGATGGAAAGATTGTCGCCGTCTACACCGGGGCTCACGGCGATGCCAACGGCCTCGACCAAATCCTTGACGCTGCAGACCGGCTTCGCGATCGGACGGATATTGTCCTTGTCATGATCGGCACGGGCATGATGCGCGATGGGCTTATGGCCTCGGCGGCCCAACGCAACCTGACCAACGTCCGATTCCTTCCGCCGGTGCCCAAGCTGCGGCTTCCCGCGATCCTCACCGGTTGTCACATCGGCCTGATGATCCTCAAGCAGATCTCCCGACCACGCTGGGTGACGCCCAACAAGATCTTCGACTACATGTTTGCCGGTCTGCCGACGATCGTGAATTTCGCCGGGACGACGGCGGAGATGGTGGTGGCGGACGGCAGCGGAGTGGTGAGTACGCCCGGTTCGGCGGACGATCTCGCCGCGAAGATTCGATATTACGCGGACCATCCCGAGGTGCGCGCGGCCGTTGGCCGGCGCGCGAGGGAAATCGCCCGGCAGAAGTACGATCGCGAGGCCATTGCCCGTGAGTTGGCGGACGTTTTCGAGGAGGTTACCCGGGCTGCAAGGACGGGCTAA